The sequence ACGCTGCTTAGTGGGAACAGCGAAGAGGAGCATACTGGCGGCAGCCCCAGTGCGGCGCGCCATATCGAGACCCTCCGTGATATCGAGTGGAGGGCTATCGAAGACGCACTTTCCACGTTCTCCGGCAACAAGCGTCTTGCCGCCGAGAGTCTGGGGATAAGCCTCACGACGCTGAGGCGCAGACTGAAAGAAGCACGCGTGCAGGGTACGTGAAGACGCAGCAGGGCGTCAGCCCGTCCGGGCTGGCAGCGCAATGCCGAAAACCGAGAATGGAGCGCTCAAAGCGAATATGCCGCTGAGCGCCACATCGTTCGCCGCAGCCCACCCGAAGTTGTTGATGCCGGAATAGAGGAAAAGCCCAAATGCAACCGCCCCCATCGTTTTCGCAAGTCTGTGTCCCCGGATGCCGAGAAGCCCGCTCCGATCGACCGATGTCCGTTCTTCCCCTGACCTGAGTATCCCTTCGGAGTCTCGGTTCAATCGACCATGACTAGCGGGGCCTGGACTTGCCCACCCGAGTCCCAAGTCACGTCACTACTCAACCGGGAATACCTTGTTCGTTTCTGGTAACGAGGACCACCGCAAACAGACTCGGTGCACTTGCGGTGATCCCCGGAATCGCTAGACTTCTTGGACGGACTACAGGTCCACCTTGTACCTCCGAATGAAGTCCTCGTCGAGCTCAATGCCGAATCCTGGAGCTGTTGGTATCGATACCCATCCGTTGGCGATCTTGGGCAGGTTCTTGACCAGCCTGGGCGTCATTGGATCCCGGACTTCGGAGAAGTACTCAGGATATAGACCGTGCTTGATGGCTCCCATGAGGTGCATAGATATGAGGGGTTCCTCATGGTGGGCCATTCGGACTTGGAACGTTTCGGCCATCTTGGCAACACGCATCCACTCGGTGACACCGCCGCCACATGACGTATCGAAGTTCAGTATGTCGACCGCCTCGCCTTCAACGAGCTCTCTGCACCCTCTATAGGAGAACTCGCTTTGCCCAGCACTCACTGATAGCCCTGTATGCTGCCGAACATACTTCATCCCTTGGATCTCGTCGTACCAATGGACAGGTTCCTCAAACCACGTAATCCCAAGATCGCGCACTGCCAAGCCGAACTGGACCGCTTCGTGACGAGTCCAGCCCTGGTTCGCATCGCAACCGATTATGAAATCGGCTCCCACTGCTTCCCTCACGGCTTCCACACGTTTCGCATCGTCCAGGGGAGACAAGCCTCCGACCTTCACCTTGGCCCCGGCAAACCCTTGCTCCTTGTAGTGCTTTACTTCCTCGGCCAGGTCCTTGGGTCCCTTACCTGCCTCATAATAGCCGGTGATGATGATGGGATGCAGCCGATCGGTATAACCTCCAAGAAGCTTGTGGACTGGCTGATTGCATGCCTTGCCGAGCAGGTCCCACAGCGACGTGTCGACTGCGCCCATAGCTTCTGCCACCCGCGCCCGGTCTCCCTGTTTAAGGGTAACTTGGAACATCTTCTGCCAACACCGTTCCGTACAGAGGGGATCTTCCCCGATGAGGATCGGAGCGAAGTCTTCTCGGATGATTCGGATAACTGCATCCTGGAAGTACTTGTTGTCTCCGAGGAAAGTTACGCCTGCTATGCCTTCGTCAGTATTCACCTCAGTGATCAGCGTGCACCTTTTTGTGATGCTGTAGGTTGAACCGGGGAATGGATGTGTGAGTGGCATCTCCAAGGGAATAGTCTTAATCTCAGTAATCTTCAACCGGGGCACTTCCTTTCGAAGAGAACGTAATCCCGGGCACTACACGGCCAGCCGGTGCTCTGATCGGTGAAACATGCGCTGAGACAGGTACGCAAGTCCGAGCAGCACAAGGCCGAGAGCGTCGGTAGCTGCCCCGGGCTGGATCAGCAGTATGGAAGCCGTGACCAACATGATGCGTTCTACAAGTGTGGTAGGTTTCTGCATGAAGCCCTGCACTGCCATGGCCAGACAAGCCGCTGCAAAAAGGCCTGTGATGCAAGCCAGGATGATCTCCGAGGGCTGACCCTGCATTAACAGAACCGGACTGTAGACCACCGCAAACGGGAGGAGGTATGCAACAATAGCCAACTTCACCCCGTAAAGACCGGTTTGCATCATGTTCGAATCAGCAACCGAAGCCGCCGCATAGGTAGCTAGGCACACAGGTGGCGTTATTGCGGACAGGGTCGCGAAGTAGAACACAAACATGTGCGCCGTCAGTCGTGCAACCCCAAGGTCCATTAGGGCGGGAACACCAAAGATCATGGTAATCACGTAACATGCGGCAGTCGGGAGGCCCATGCCGAGTACCATGGCGGCGACCGCGATCAGAGCCAAGGTGATCGCGAGGTTACCCCTGGTCGCCTGTAGGACTACCGACGTGAACCGGAGGGGCAGCCCTGAGAGCTCGAATGTGCCCACAATCATAGAGGCACATGCCAAAGCCGCAGCGATCGGTGCCATCTTTCTGCCAGCGTCCTGAAGCACGTTCCACGTCTTTGCGAAGTCCATTCGACTCTGAGGTCTCAGCATCCCGACTGCGATTATTGCGGCCGTAGTCAACAGTGCGGCGAAATACGCGCTGTACTGGAGCAACAATAGGACAACGAGAATCACGATGGGAATCAGAAGATGCCACCACTTCGCTAGGATAGCCCTGGTTCCTCCGTCATCGGTACTGCCCTCGTTGTAGCAGCCCAAGTTGTTGCGCAGGGCGTTAAAGTGAACGCTCATATAAACCGAGGCCGCGTACAGNNNNNNNNNNAAGGATGCCAGCATAACGCGGGTGTATGTCAGGCCCGTAAACTCCGCAATTAGAAATGCAGAGCTTCCCATGACTGGAGGCATCCACTGCCCAACAGTCGAGGCTGCTGCTTCGACGGCCCCTGCAAAGTGACTCTTGAATCCGGCCTTCTTCATCAACGGAATGGTTACCGTCCCGGTGGCATATACATTGGAGACCGCACTCCCTGAGATCATCCCGAAAAACGCGCTGCCTACGACCGCGGCCTTGGCTGGCCCTCCACGAAGTTTGCGGGTAGCTGCAGTTGCAAGGCGCATGAAGAACTCATTTCCCCCCACTGCGGCAAGCACAGATCCAAACAGAGTGAACCCAAACACATAACTGGCAGAGGTGCCTACGATTCTTCCAAACACTCCGGAGGACGTCAAGAACAGTTGGTCCATGAGGCGTTCGATTGAAACGCCAGGGTGCTTGAACATGCCGAACGTGTACCGGCCATAGAGCGCATGCAGAATCGCGAGAATACCTATCGCGGCCAAGGGAAGGCCTACGGCCCGTCTTGTAGCTTCCAGCAACCCTAGAACCATTATGGCACCAAATACGTAGTCCCATGTCGTCACGGGACTGACGAACGGAATCCGCCAGATGATCCGTTGGAAGTCGAACTGAGTGTAGAACGTGCTGGAGATTACGAGGAGGATCGCAATGATATCATGAATTGGAACTCGGTCGCGAGGCTCTCCTTTAGCTGCAGGATACAACGCAAATACGAGCGAGACGGCAAATGCAACATGGATGGGCCGGAATCGAAGGGGTTCCGGCAGACCTGTCACCAGCGCCCAAACATGGTAGACTGTCATAGCGGCGGCTATCCAGGCCACAACTGTGCCAACAGGACCAACAAGGGTGCGCTGTTTCGAGATCCTCACGGGCTTAGGTGATGTACCCTGCCCCTTATCCTTGGAGTCGCTCATCCACGAATCTCCTCCCATATCCCGAAAGTACTCGGTGAGTACCGCGCCCTCAATGGGCCGAGCGGGATCAGAGTCGCCGGCCAAGGAGACAGGGAGCCGGCGACTNNNNNNNNNNTCCTGGGCGGGCGACTCTTCTCTCAGCACCAGTATCCAGGGACTCCATGCCGGCTTAGAGATACCCGAGTTCCTTGAATGCGCGCTCCGCGCCTTTATGAAGCGGAATAGGCACTACCCAGCCCGTTTCGGGCTCGAATGCCTGCATACCCATGAAGGCCTTGACCCACCGATCCTTGTTGGTCAGTATGATCTTGGTCATCTGGTAGGCAAGTTCCTCGGGGAGGTTCTCATGCGCAAACACGACGTAGTGTTCAATGCTAGTGTGGACTGGCCTGTCCACCTTGTTGTAAACCCCAGGTTTCATGGTAGCACGAGGCCACTGATACTCCTTCTCGAAGAATGCCAGCTTGTCGTCGTCGATGGAGAGGAGCGTAATGTCCCGGGAGAACGCCAGCTCGGTGATCCCTGGATGGTATGGTGGGAAATTGTTCCATAACCCGTCGAGATGGCCATCCATGATCGCGGAAATTGCGTCGGAGTAGTCAGTGAACTGGACGTTCCCGCCCCATGCCTTGATATCATCGTAAGTGACGCCGTAAGATTCCAGGACCCGGCGTACGCCAATCTCTCCACCGGTACCTCTAGGACCCACCGACACCCTGATCCGCGGTTTGGTCTTGAGAAACTCGCCAAGGGTGGTAACACCCTGTGGCACG is a genomic window of Bacillota bacterium containing:
- a CDS encoding mandelate racemase/muconate lactonizing enzyme family protein; this encodes MKITEIKTIPLEMPLTHPFPGSTYSITKRCTLITEVNTDEGIAGVTFLGDNKYFQDAVIRIIREDFAPILIGEDPLCTERCWQKMFQVTLKQGDRARVAEAMGAVDTSLWDLLGKACNQPVHKLLGGYTDRLHPIIITGYYEAGKGPKDLAEEVKHYKEQGFAGAKVKVGGLSPLDDAKRVEAVREAVGADFIIGCDANQGWTRHEAVQFGLAVRDLGITWFEEPVHWYDEIQGMKYVRQHTGLSVSAGQSEFSYRGCRELVEGEAVDILNFDTSCGGGVTEWMRVAKMAETFQVRMAHHEEPLISMHLMGAIKHGLYPEYFSEVRDPMTPRLVKNLPKIANGWVSIPTAPGFGIELDEDFIRRYKVDL
- a CDS encoding TRAP transporter large permease subunit, which codes for LYAASVYMSVHFNALRNNLGCYNEGSTDDGGTRAILAKWWHLLIPIVILVVLLLLQYSAYFAALLTTAAIIAVGMLRPQSRMDFAKTWNVLQDAGRKMAPIAAALACASMIVGTFELSGLPLRFTSVVLQATRGNLAITLALIAVAAMVLGMGLPTAACYVITMIFGVPALMDLGVARLTAHMFVFYFATLSAITPPVCLATYAAASVADSNMMQTGLYGVKLAIVAYLLPFAVVYSPVLLMQGQPSEIILACITGLFAAACLAMAVQGFMQKPTTLVERIMLVTASILLIQPGAATDALGLVLLGLAYLSQRMFHRSEHRLAV
- a CDS encoding TRAP transporter large permease subunit, producing the protein MSDSKDKGQGTSPKPVRISKQRTLVGPVGTVVAWIAAAMTVYHVWALVTGLPEPLRFRPIHVAFAVSLVFALYPAAKGEPRDRVPIHDIIAILLVISSTFYTQFDFQRIIWRIPFVSPVTTWDYVFGAIMVLGLLEATRRAVGLPLAAIGILAILHALYGRYTFGMFKHPGVSIERLMDQLFLTSSGVFGRIVGTSASYVFGFTLFGSVLAAVGGNEFFMRLATAATRKLRGGPAKAAVVGSAFFGMISGSAVSNVYATGTVTIPLMKKAGFKSHFAGAVEAAASTVGQWMPPVMGSSAFLIAEFTGLTYTRVMLAS
- a CDS encoding TAXI family TRAP transporter solute-binding subunit, with protein sequence MSRLKVAALALAMLTLAGSSQPSLAAPFEVTFNAGSIGGTFFIMGTAFTAAWEEKIPGFSGVVVPGGSFGNIINVSKDKSGRQMGLATTPMLRDAWNGLHEFGEQGFKNGITNIRALSNLGYGATFHFVVTSRIVPQGVTTLGEFLKTKPRIRVSVGPRGTGGEIGVRRVLESYGVTYDDIKAWGGNVQFTDYSDAISAIMDGHLDGLWNNFPPYHPGITELAFSRDITLLSIDDDKLAFFEKEYQWPRATMKPGVYNKVDRPVHTSIEHYVVFAHENLPEELAYQMTKIILTNKDRWVKAFMGMQAFEPETGWVVPIPLHKGAERAFKELGYL